In a genomic window of Halalkalicoccus sp. CG83:
- a CDS encoding DUF7344 domain-containing protein, with amino-acid sequence MPNERSRDDAEGGAVTAADRRTSERRWHMLDYLYRCRYPATVEEIGEHIAIQLGEASDEIRTTLRYADLPALADGDVVEYDVESQLVCAADALETFDGYVRRAIKAGAIEWPDKGPQPDGLSG; translated from the coding sequence ATGCCTAACGAGCGCTCCAGGGACGACGCCGAGGGTGGTGCCGTGACGGCGGCCGACCGGCGTACGAGCGAGCGACGATGGCACATGCTCGACTACCTCTACCGATGTCGGTACCCCGCCACGGTCGAGGAGATCGGCGAGCACATCGCCATTCAGCTGGGCGAGGCGTCCGACGAGATTCGCACGACGCTCCGATACGCGGATCTCCCGGCACTGGCCGACGGCGACGTCGTCGAGTACGACGTCGAGAGCCAACTCGTCTGTGCGGCCGACGCTCTCGAGACGTTCGACGGGTACGTTCGTCGGGCGATCAAAGCCGGAGCGATCGAGTGGCCCGACAAGGGACCGCAGCCCGACGGCCTCTCCGGCTAA